From one Bifidobacterium sp. WK012_4_13 genomic stretch:
- the rpsP gene encoding 30S ribosomal protein S16 — protein MATKIRLKRLGKKFYAFYRVVIVDSRKKRDGEVIEEVGVYDPNKQPSLIQIDSERVQYWLGVGAQPSEPVFKLLNITGDWQKFKGLPGAEGTLKMPEGHADAATRIEEAEKSAQKLKAAKSEKDAKAKAEAEAAKTAEAPAEETAAEEKAE, from the coding sequence TTGGCAACCAAGATTCGTTTGAAGCGCCTGGGTAAGAAATTCTATGCCTTCTATCGCGTTGTTATCGTTGATTCACGCAAGAAGCGTGATGGCGAGGTCATTGAAGAGGTCGGCGTTTACGATCCGAATAAGCAACCTTCGTTGATCCAAATCGATTCAGAGCGCGTGCAGTACTGGCTCGGCGTTGGCGCACAGCCATCTGAGCCTGTTTTCAAGCTGCTGAACATCACTGGTGATTGGCAGAAGTTCAAGGGTCTTCCAGGTGCCGAAGGCACGCTGAAGATGCCTGAGGGCCACGCAGATGCCGCAACACGCATCGAAGAGGCTGAGAAGTCCGCACAGAAGCTGAAGGCAGCGAAGTCCGAGAAGGACGCCAAGGCCAAGGCAGAGGCAGAAGCAGCGAAGACTGCAGAAGCTCCAGCCGAGGAAACTGCCGCTGAGGAGAAAGCCGAGTAA
- the trmD gene encoding tRNA (guanosine(37)-N1)-methyltransferase TrmD gives MKIDIVSVFPEYFEVLNLSLLGKAQERGLLSIDAHDLRDWTHDVHHSVDDTPIGGGAGMVMKPEVWSECLDSLLGERSLVNIEQSDVKKPDGEHSDVEKPDAEQHSAEQSDEGYAASDPAPGTTIVFPNPSAPLFTQDDAQELSHQNRLIFGCGRYEGYDARIPAYYCSKGYDFREYSIGDYVLNGGEVAVSAMVEAITRLLPGFMGNPDSIVEESYTGKQALLEYRQYTRPAQWRGRDVPDILRSGDHAKVDRFRRDEALVRTANIRPDLIEQLRVEDLDKADRKLLTSLGWDLTNSYPEAH, from the coding sequence ATGAAGATTGACATCGTTTCCGTATTCCCGGAATATTTCGAAGTGCTGAATCTGAGCCTTCTTGGCAAGGCGCAGGAGCGTGGGCTGCTTTCTATCGATGCGCATGACCTGCGCGATTGGACTCACGACGTCCACCATTCCGTTGATGATACGCCGATTGGCGGCGGTGCAGGCATGGTCATGAAACCAGAGGTATGGTCCGAATGCCTTGATTCGCTGCTTGGCGAACGGTCCCTGGTCAACATCGAACAGTCGGATGTAAAAAAGCCTGATGGAGAACACTCTGATGTAGAAAAGCCTGATGCCGAACAGCACAGTGCCGAACAGTCGGACGAGGGCTATGCGGCGAGCGATCCCGCACCAGGGACCACGATTGTTTTTCCGAATCCGTCGGCTCCACTGTTCACTCAGGACGATGCCCAGGAGCTTTCTCACCAGAACAGGCTTATCTTCGGATGTGGCCGCTATGAGGGCTATGATGCCCGCATTCCCGCATACTATTGCTCCAAAGGCTATGATTTCCGGGAATATTCGATTGGTGACTACGTGCTCAATGGGGGAGAGGTGGCGGTGTCGGCGATGGTCGAGGCCATCACCCGTCTGCTTCCGGGGTTCATGGGCAACCCCGACTCGATTGTTGAGGAATCGTACACGGGCAAGCAGGCGCTTTTGGAATACCGTCAATACACTCGCCCCGCGCAGTGGCGCGGTCGAGACGTGCCAGATATTCTGCGCAGTGGCGATCACGCCAAGGTCGACCGTTTCCGCCGAGACGAGGCACTCGTGCGAACCGCCAACATCCGCCCCGATCTGATCGAGCAGCTCCGAGTCGAAGACCTCGACAAGGCCGATCGCAAGCTCCTGACGAGCCTGGGCTGGGATCTGACGAACAGCTATCCCGAAGCTCACTGA
- a CDS encoding RNA-binding protein, giving the protein MLAQAVEHLIRNIVDFPDDVSVKSHENNRGELLRVRVNPEDIGRVIGRSGRTANAIRTIIQALADHKVRVDIMDVRK; this is encoded by the coding sequence ATGTTGGCACAAGCTGTCGAGCATCTTATTCGCAACATCGTCGATTTCCCTGATGATGTTTCAGTGAAGTCACACGAGAACAATCGCGGCGAATTGCTGCGCGTTCGGGTCAATCCTGAAGATATCGGCCGAGTGATCGGTCGTAGTGGGCGCACGGCCAATGCCATACGCACCATCATTCAGGCTTTGGCCGACCATAAGGTCCGTGTGGACATCATGGATGTTCGAAAATAG
- a CDS encoding MBG domain-containing protein, whose translation MNQKNQDVPVWKRGRRNPVQYMALFVSIAMFFGCFAMNPSAYAAPIDDAKEALRAELIAQCKSSIAFDDPSIAESVCTQIVETSLDSLSRLDEASAKQLVKELAQTVGSYLNDIVSKVVSGDVALDDVDDEVKQSISSLIDQVGERVGNIAYDAAFDSLYASRMVSARTDSHGAEHTDAYWTAYDDAYDDLLAGFESDEGLAAAEQALSTAQTALTAATATLAIYQTVVGPEGLISGIANGSAVYSNGQIADAGLNAALKALQATKNDLANFDNNKVAAQQAVTDAQQAFDSAKTAQTQAEQAVTDKGWTLASCALFVGANRNAVECKNYRNAVSSTATATATLGARQATLATYSDTARDIKQGAFDLAVGAAQGVAQTAVNEAQNALGAPSSGGSPATGLYEALEDAQAVVNDKKSTAEQKAVAAAELLGEAAEALLKASAVAAATGAKSVVSSAVKSVLNGAAQTIYDEVEKIAAQISTAIDTAVDAATTEAQRQLTAINAEVARIKAELERIEAQVNAGADSARQQYEALRAQLQDLVEEARSIISSGISELDPADLNTIEDLQNAVAKFQKEVKCALDYVKTAEFKAALQKEIKDFLNNEPSTAQGCATMSAILATLIDKVGAASSSSNIGQTIQQSVVKALEALKAKLDATCAILTSESKLEVYADEIPASNAKTYDGQPASYVATGITVQSVKHGHVHTISDGYTLKYAAVQAGNATEPAADTDWVDTQQALKLVNAGTYTVFIQAGYKGQTAVSSVRFTIGKRVVTVKPVGGEKKYGEADSVSFTYVVSKGTVVGDDDLGISFSRESGENVGSYKFIVDASASNRNYSIVVSATARFTITNNAAIQAVIDAINALAENPTSIDDADAVAEATNMYDELTDGEKAQIEQPIMDTLENRQDGVAAINMTTDIARVDVSTSALPWNVRLVVVAETVSVHADRFSALSQDGRELKGVFDIYLKDTLTGEKYELDDGQSATIAIRNAELAALKGGKVIHEKSDGGFEELESDFDADSGLLHLTTSSFSYFAVTASAATVDDERTEGASDKVAEKEHSVAPKASTVENKASKVMSLAKTGVATAVILYAIIAFSVCGASLLAAQKMKKE comes from the coding sequence ATGAATCAGAAAAATCAGGATGTGCCGGTATGGAAGAGAGGGAGACGCAATCCCGTTCAATACATGGCATTATTCGTCTCGATTGCAATGTTCTTTGGCTGCTTCGCGATGAATCCCAGTGCGTATGCGGCTCCTATCGATGATGCGAAGGAAGCGCTGAGGGCCGAACTGATCGCTCAATGCAAGTCGAGCATCGCGTTTGATGATCCGTCAATTGCCGAATCTGTCTGCACACAGATTGTAGAGACCTCACTGGATTCGCTATCAAGGTTGGATGAGGCAAGCGCCAAGCAGCTCGTCAAGGAACTGGCGCAGACAGTGGGAAGCTATCTCAACGATATCGTCAGCAAAGTCGTTTCAGGCGATGTGGCCCTTGACGATGTGGACGATGAAGTCAAGCAGTCCATCAGTTCCCTTATCGACCAGGTAGGGGAGCGAGTTGGCAATATCGCGTACGATGCTGCTTTCGACTCGCTTTATGCAAGTCGCATGGTGAGTGCACGAACAGATTCACATGGAGCTGAGCACACCGACGCGTATTGGACAGCGTATGACGATGCCTATGACGATTTGCTCGCAGGATTTGAAAGTGACGAGGGTCTGGCAGCCGCCGAACAGGCGCTTTCAACTGCGCAGACGGCATTGACGGCCGCAACGGCGACGCTTGCAATCTATCAGACTGTGGTCGGTCCAGAAGGATTGATCTCTGGTATTGCAAACGGCTCGGCAGTGTATTCCAATGGGCAGATTGCCGATGCCGGTTTGAATGCAGCGCTCAAGGCACTGCAGGCCACCAAGAACGATTTGGCCAACTTTGACAACAACAAGGTTGCTGCTCAGCAGGCGGTGACCGATGCTCAGCAAGCGTTTGATAGTGCCAAGACGGCGCAGACTCAGGCAGAACAAGCCGTTACTGACAAGGGCTGGACGCTTGCATCATGTGCTTTGTTCGTCGGAGCGAACCGTAATGCGGTCGAATGCAAGAATTATCGCAATGCAGTATCTTCGACGGCGACTGCGACGGCGACTTTGGGTGCTAGGCAAGCAACGTTGGCGACCTATTCCGATACCGCACGCGATATCAAGCAGGGCGCCTTTGACCTTGCAGTCGGCGCTGCACAAGGCGTCGCACAGACTGCGGTCAACGAGGCTCAGAACGCCCTCGGCGCTCCTTCGTCTGGTGGAAGTCCGGCAACAGGACTGTACGAGGCTCTGGAAGATGCCCAGGCCGTTGTGAACGATAAGAAATCGACAGCAGAGCAGAAGGCGGTCGCCGCTGCCGAGTTGCTAGGTGAAGCTGCAGAAGCGTTGTTGAAGGCATCGGCCGTTGCTGCTGCGACGGGAGCTAAGTCGGTAGTGTCGAGCGCAGTGAAAAGCGTGCTGAACGGCGCTGCTCAAACCATATATGACGAGGTCGAAAAGATTGCTGCACAGATCTCCACTGCAATAGACACTGCAGTTGATGCCGCGACCACCGAAGCCCAGAGGCAGCTCACAGCGATCAATGCCGAGGTTGCTCGAATCAAGGCTGAGCTTGAACGTATCGAAGCGCAGGTCAATGCGGGCGCTGATTCAGCGCGCCAGCAGTATGAGGCCTTGCGCGCTCAATTGCAGGACTTGGTTGAAGAAGCACGTTCCATCATATCCAGCGGAATCTCTGAACTCGATCCTGCTGATTTGAACACCATCGAGGACCTGCAGAACGCTGTGGCGAAGTTCCAGAAAGAAGTCAAGTGTGCTCTGGATTATGTGAAAACCGCTGAGTTCAAGGCGGCGTTGCAGAAGGAGATAAAGGACTTCCTGAACAACGAGCCTTCCACAGCTCAAGGATGCGCAACCATGTCCGCCATCCTCGCCACGCTCATTGACAAGGTAGGTGCTGCGTCAAGCTCAAGCAACATCGGTCAGACCATTCAACAATCTGTGGTAAAGGCATTGGAAGCGCTGAAAGCGAAGCTTGATGCCACCTGTGCAATACTCACGTCGGAAAGCAAGTTGGAGGTATATGCCGACGAGATTCCCGCATCGAATGCGAAGACCTACGATGGACAACCGGCTTCATATGTAGCCACCGGCATCACTGTTCAGAGTGTAAAGCACGGTCATGTGCACACCATCTCGGATGGCTACACCCTGAAATATGCGGCTGTGCAGGCAGGCAATGCAACTGAGCCGGCAGCCGATACGGACTGGGTGGACACCCAGCAGGCTTTGAAACTTGTGAATGCCGGCACCTACACGGTGTTCATACAGGCGGGCTACAAAGGCCAGACTGCCGTATCGTCAGTGCGCTTCACTATCGGCAAGCGAGTCGTTACTGTAAAGCCCGTCGGTGGCGAAAAGAAATATGGAGAAGCAGATTCCGTTTCTTTCACGTATGTGGTGAGTAAGGGAACGGTTGTCGGAGATGATGATTTGGGTATCTCATTCTCTCGCGAAAGCGGCGAGAATGTTGGCAGCTACAAATTCATCGTTGACGCGTCTGCTTCCAACAGAAACTATTCGATTGTTGTTTCGGCAACAGCCCGCTTCACCATCACCAACAATGCCGCGATTCAAGCAGTGATTGATGCAATCAACGCGCTTGCAGAGAATCCGACAAGCATTGACGATGCTGATGCAGTTGCGGAGGCAACGAATATGTATGATGAGCTGACAGATGGCGAGAAAGCGCAAATTGAACAGCCGATAATGGACACGCTCGAAAACAGGCAAGACGGCGTTGCAGCCATCAATATGACGACCGACATTGCGCGAGTGGATGTTTCTACAAGTGCACTTCCTTGGAATGTGCGTCTTGTTGTGGTTGCAGAAACAGTATCTGTTCATGCTGATCGTTTCTCAGCCTTGAGTCAAGATGGGCGTGAGTTGAAGGGTGTGTTCGACATTTACTTGAAGGACACGCTCACCGGAGAGAAGTATGAGCTCGATGATGGTCAGTCAGCCACCATTGCGATACGTAACGCAGAATTGGCGGCACTGAAAGGTGGAAAGGTAATTCACGAAAAGAGTGATGGTGGTTTTGAAGAGCTGGAATCTGACTTCGACGCAGATAGTGGCTTACTTCATCTCACCACGTCATCCTTCAGCTATTTTGCCGTGACTGCCAGTGCTGCAACTGTGGATGATGAACGAACTGAGGGAGCATCTGACAAAGTTGCTGAGAAAGAACACTCAGTAGCTCCGAAGGCTTCCACTGTTGAAAACAAAGCATCCAAGGTCATGTCGTTAGCCAAGACCGGAGTTGCAACTGCGGTAATACTCTATGCGATTATTGCTTTCTCGGTTTGTGGCGCATCACTTCTTGCGGCGCAAAAAATGAAAAAAGAGTAG
- a CDS encoding MerR family transcriptional regulator, with protein MEDSNEKSQDRLLGESDGVPSEWMQPQYSIGRAAERTGVPADTLRYYEREGIMAPAGRTSGGSRRYSELDLEKIACAHWLREAGVPIAVIKHFDALRDQGRETVSARRSLLIAHRDELQRRRDRIEASMVAIEEKIAKYDRIMEARR; from the coding sequence ATGGAAGACAGCAATGAGAAGTCTCAAGACAGATTGCTGGGCGAATCGGATGGAGTGCCCAGTGAATGGATGCAGCCTCAGTACTCGATCGGGCGTGCAGCCGAACGCACGGGTGTGCCAGCGGACACCTTGCGATACTACGAGCGCGAAGGCATCATGGCGCCGGCAGGTCGCACGTCTGGCGGTTCACGGCGATACAGCGAGCTCGATCTCGAGAAGATCGCATGCGCGCACTGGCTGCGGGAGGCAGGCGTGCCAATCGCCGTCATCAAACACTTTGATGCACTGCGTGATCAAGGTCGTGAAACGGTAAGTGCCAGAAGGAGTCTGCTTATCGCCCATCGAGACGAACTGCAGAGGCGTCGAGACCGCATAGAGGCTTCCATGGTGGCGATCGAAGAAAAAATCGCCAAATATGACAGAATCATGGAGGCTCGCCGATGA
- a CDS encoding MBG domain-containing protein, with amino-acid sequence MGKHVRFEGKRGSCNLVKYLAMLVSIVMLFSFVSTNASADSSVDEELETQLIAVCSDTVADGVEDEFCEGLVEAVLDSSGTFEDGEAATLVENLSSPINGYLDTVIAKVTAKQLTVDGIQADIRKEFAPILAKAVADAKQIAYDVTYDYGYTKHFVQEPVDSQGQTHTDAYWAAYDTEYTTALEEEQDEVSYDEAVEAQEEAQSALEEAEETLETYQALDDEDGLIDDVVAGEDSYTEGTFKDEALDDAMTALQSAYDDYASKDGASTEAKAALDAAETQLADAIQALTDQGHNEQWCTGEGSSDTLCTGDTGYNKSLEKKNAAEGVVADANSELTSSTEALNVAKATAVTAAQGASERAEETRDEAQTALNEATATAEGKGDAAKQAAIARAEAAGTTAETALRNQAVSDANSRKGSIGEAVTAGMNALLEAFVTKAAAAQQSVEDLIDTAAGEEADTAESALEEIQTDLESIKTELESIKDNVSGGIASAKKRYQALYKRLLDLNTKAQQIAPEGITTLASKLPTKVDDAIASLDALDGEIEAVLETIEDGFAGNLSEALWALALNNDEAASNNGCVSMQHVIAAALEGIETSENSNDDLSVEEKLTNASAAILNEFDARLKAGCKVILNDGVQVWANEIPVAESHTYDGEVVSDVVGDITLQVIEQGHVTTVDGEQYTLAYAAVKGTASNTSNCPAQETWVGSESELALKNAGIYNICIRATYDATAYYTQVKYTIKQKDISVRANAATSEYGEELPGFSYAVSGETLLIEGDSLTGSLTVGTATNVGAHAITQNKDDLIRDSSGNDNYKITFTSGTLTITPREIVVCAADTSKTFGDKDVFSYEVGRYLEDDDNDDCDAEGGLVGSDTLKGVTYDRDAGENANQDYTVRVLVDVESNPNYDVKVNVDGKLTINRRPLTIDVDKKAITYGDANPKLTYTFGDKTAPVDDKALTIALAVNTGDSTYAPVGTYDITATVTGKDVDNYTITKHENVLQVKQRAIAIKASDTGKVYGYSDPGSLQYAVSSKIGLVEGDKLNGISVIRDDGENAGTYALRFAEAESEISAANPNYALTFENGIFTIKPRPLTITPKSLSKTFGAKDPASFPYVISAGTVFGNDDPGIVVIREAGENVGTYKYLVDAAKTNKNYAISVSKSATFKIVNNAAMDEVVDIINDLPDTIKTPADAEKVLEATKALESLTDAERAQILAKIKEKLAALQKQAQQVNQSDSKGNTVESKPALPWYVRLVVEPENTADHTQRFARFIDGNTKLEAVFDIHLVDSRNGKEFELAKGQAVTVTIDDERLSRLSGGKVIHEIAADSFEEVESAFDAQSKTVSFKTSSFSYFAVFSTGQGDALGKTGSAALPVAIIAVALTLCGVGALLSRKFGILKR; translated from the coding sequence ATGGGAAAACATGTTCGTTTTGAAGGAAAGCGAGGGAGCTGCAATCTCGTCAAATACCTAGCGATGCTGGTATCTATCGTGATGCTGTTCAGCTTCGTCTCGACGAATGCAAGCGCCGACAGCTCAGTGGACGAAGAATTGGAGACTCAGCTTATCGCCGTGTGTTCCGACACCGTCGCCGATGGGGTCGAAGACGAATTCTGCGAAGGGTTGGTCGAAGCGGTTCTTGACTCGTCAGGCACGTTCGAAGATGGTGAGGCAGCCACACTTGTCGAGAATCTCTCTTCTCCCATCAACGGCTACCTCGACACGGTGATTGCCAAGGTCACGGCAAAACAGCTCACCGTCGACGGCATCCAAGCCGACATCAGGAAGGAGTTCGCTCCCATTCTTGCCAAGGCGGTCGCCGATGCGAAGCAGATTGCATACGACGTCACCTACGATTACGGATACACGAAGCATTTTGTCCAAGAACCAGTTGATTCCCAAGGCCAGACGCATACCGATGCCTATTGGGCCGCGTATGACACTGAATACACCACGGCACTTGAAGAGGAGCAGGACGAGGTCAGTTACGACGAGGCTGTCGAAGCTCAGGAAGAAGCGCAGTCGGCACTTGAAGAGGCTGAGGAAACGCTCGAAACATATCAGGCCTTGGATGATGAAGATGGACTCATTGACGATGTCGTCGCCGGTGAGGATTCATACACAGAAGGCACCTTCAAGGATGAGGCTCTCGATGACGCCATGACCGCTTTGCAAAGTGCCTATGATGACTATGCCTCAAAGGATGGAGCCAGCACCGAGGCGAAGGCGGCTCTTGATGCGGCTGAAACACAGCTTGCGGACGCGATCCAGGCGTTGACTGACCAGGGCCATAACGAACAATGGTGCACTGGCGAAGGATCTTCCGATACCTTGTGCACGGGCGACACCGGCTACAACAAGTCACTTGAGAAGAAGAACGCGGCTGAAGGCGTTGTAGCTGACGCAAACAGCGAGCTGACAAGCTCCACCGAGGCATTGAATGTTGCGAAGGCGACAGCTGTCACAGCTGCACAGGGAGCGAGTGAGCGTGCGGAAGAGACTCGTGACGAAGCCCAGACAGCCCTCAACGAAGCCACCGCAACCGCTGAAGGCAAGGGCGACGCGGCTAAACAAGCTGCCATAGCCCGGGCCGAGGCAGCAGGAACCACGGCAGAAACCGCACTGCGCAATCAAGCAGTTTCCGATGCGAATAGCAGAAAAGGCTCCATCGGCGAGGCGGTCACAGCCGGAATGAACGCACTCCTTGAGGCATTCGTCACGAAGGCTGCGGCTGCGCAGCAGAGTGTCGAAGATCTGATTGACACTGCTGCAGGGGAAGAGGCAGATACCGCCGAAAGTGCTTTGGAAGAGATCCAGACCGATCTTGAATCGATCAAGACCGAACTTGAATCGATCAAGGATAACGTAAGTGGCGGGATAGCATCGGCGAAGAAGCGTTACCAGGCACTCTACAAGCGTCTTCTGGACCTCAACACCAAGGCTCAGCAGATCGCTCCCGAAGGCATCACTACCCTTGCCAGCAAGCTTCCCACCAAGGTCGATGACGCGATAGCCAGTCTGGATGCTCTCGATGGTGAGATTGAAGCTGTTCTCGAAACCATTGAAGATGGCTTCGCCGGGAATCTGTCTGAGGCTCTCTGGGCTCTGGCGCTCAACAATGATGAAGCCGCATCCAACAATGGTTGCGTGTCAATGCAGCATGTGATTGCAGCGGCTCTTGAAGGAATCGAAACCAGTGAGAATTCGAACGATGATCTGTCGGTCGAAGAGAAGCTGACGAACGCCTCCGCAGCCATTCTCAATGAGTTCGATGCCAGGCTCAAGGCTGGCTGCAAGGTCATCCTCAACGACGGCGTGCAGGTCTGGGCGAATGAAATCCCCGTGGCCGAATCACACACCTATGACGGTGAAGTCGTCAGTGATGTTGTCGGCGACATCACGTTGCAGGTCATCGAACAGGGTCATGTGACGACGGTTGATGGCGAGCAATACACCCTTGCCTATGCCGCAGTCAAGGGCACTGCTTCCAACACCTCAAACTGCCCCGCACAGGAAACATGGGTAGGCAGTGAGTCTGAACTCGCATTGAAGAACGCTGGAATCTACAACATCTGCATCCGCGCCACATATGATGCGACTGCGTATTACACCCAGGTGAAATATACGATCAAGCAGAAGGACATCTCGGTGCGTGCCAACGCAGCGACATCCGAATACGGGGAGGAGCTTCCAGGATTCAGCTATGCAGTGAGTGGAGAAACCCTACTTATCGAAGGCGACTCGCTCACCGGTTCGCTGACCGTCGGTACCGCCACAAATGTCGGTGCTCATGCGATCACGCAGAACAAAGATGACCTGATCAGGGATTCCAGCGGCAACGACAACTATAAGATCACCTTCACTTCGGGAACCTTGACGATAACCCCGCGGGAGATCGTGGTGTGCGCCGCGGATACATCCAAGACCTTCGGAGACAAGGATGTGTTCTCCTATGAGGTCGGAAGATACCTTGAGGACGATGACAACGACGACTGCGACGCAGAAGGCGGACTTGTCGGATCGGACACCCTAAAGGGCGTGACGTACGACCGTGACGCAGGCGAGAACGCGAACCAGGATTATACGGTCCGTGTGCTTGTCGACGTTGAAAGCAATCCGAATTACGACGTCAAGGTCAATGTTGACGGCAAGCTGACCATCAACCGCCGACCATTGACCATCGACGTGGATAAGAAAGCGATCACCTACGGCGACGCCAATCCCAAGCTGACCTACACCTTCGGTGACAAGACCGCTCCTGTCGACGACAAGGCATTGACCATCGCGCTCGCCGTGAACACCGGCGACTCGACGTACGCGCCAGTCGGTACCTATGACATCACCGCCACGGTGACCGGCAAGGACGTCGATAACTACACCATCACGAAGCATGAGAACGTGCTTCAGGTGAAGCAGCGTGCGATAGCCATCAAGGCATCGGACACGGGCAAGGTTTATGGCTATTCCGATCCAGGCTCGCTGCAATATGCGGTCAGTTCCAAGATCGGTCTTGTCGAAGGCGATAAGCTCAATGGCATTTCGGTCATCCGAGATGACGGAGAGAACGCAGGCACCTATGCGCTGCGCTTCGCCGAGGCCGAGTCGGAAATCAGCGCGGCGAACCCCAACTATGCGCTGACATTCGAAAACGGCATCTTCACCATCAAGCCGCGCCCGCTGACCATAACCCCGAAGTCGCTTTCCAAGACCTTCGGCGCAAAGGATCCAGCATCATTCCCCTATGTGATAAGCGCGGGAACCGTGTTTGGCAACGATGATCCGGGCATCGTGGTCATTCGTGAAGCTGGCGAGAATGTTGGCACCTACAAGTATCTCGTTGATGCAGCAAAGACAAATAAGAATTATGCGATTTCGGTATCGAAGTCTGCCACATTCAAGATTGTCAACAATGCTGCCATGGACGAGGTGGTCGACATCATCAACGATCTTCCTGACACGATCAAGACCCCTGCCGATGCAGAGAAGGTTCTTGAGGCCACCAAGGCTCTTGAATCGCTCACTGATGCTGAGCGTGCCCAGATTCTCGCCAAGATCAAAGAGAAGCTGGCCGCTTTGCAGAAGCAGGCGCAGCAGGTCAATCAGTCAGACAGCAAGGGCAACACCGTCGAATCGAAGCCTGCCCTGCCTTGGTACGTTCGTCTGGTGGTCGAACCGGAGAATACGGCAGACCACACCCAGCGCTTTGCAAGATTCATCGACGGCAATACGAAGCTCGAGGCCGTGTTTGACATTCATCTGGTGGACTCAAGGAATGGCAAGGAATTCGAACTGGCCAAGGGTCAGGCGGTAACGGTGACGATCGACGATGAAAGACTGTCAAGGCTTTCTGGCGGCAAGGTCATCCACGAGATAGCTGCAGACAGCTTCGAAGAGGTCGAATCTGCCTTTGACGCGCAGTCAAAGACGGTGAGCTTCAAGACGTCATCGTTCAGCTATTTCGCTGTCTTCTCCACAGGTCAGGGTGACGCTCTTGGAAAGACGGGCTCTGCGGCGCTCCCGGTTGCCATCATCGCAGTCGCTTTGACTCTGTGCGGCGTGGGAGCTCTCCTGTCAAGGAAGTTCGGAATCCTCAAAAGGTGA
- the rimM gene encoding ribosome maturation factor RimM (Essential for efficient processing of 16S rRNA) — protein MFENSVPNVSGLNHGNDVDSTVVNDVTNDDPQQRELLRVCRIGRAQGIKGEVNVWAFTDEPELRFAPGAVLADSAGHEYHIVRSRQFKKRWIILFEGIADRNAAEALNGIELFCDADDPDEMEDEEAWYPSDLIGLEVRLDPGFCERNHCDGTVTIAKVGDVLDGAAQSLLELKSIAASDANADANEHANEHEPMSVLVPFVEAIVPEIDLEHGYVSIDPPSGLLPDAMLDVAKKS, from the coding sequence ATGTTCGAAAATAGCGTGCCGAACGTGAGCGGTTTGAACCATGGCAACGATGTTGACAGCACTGTTGTCAACGATGTTACCAACGATGACCCTCAGCAGCGTGAGTTGCTGAGGGTCTGTCGTATAGGTCGCGCGCAGGGCATCAAGGGCGAGGTGAACGTATGGGCATTCACCGACGAACCTGAGCTGCGCTTCGCGCCTGGAGCGGTCCTCGCGGATTCAGCGGGTCATGAATATCACATCGTGAGGTCACGCCAATTCAAGAAGCGCTGGATCATCTTGTTCGAGGGCATCGCCGATAGAAATGCAGCGGAAGCCCTGAACGGCATCGAACTGTTCTGCGATGCGGATGACCCTGACGAGATGGAAGACGAGGAAGCCTGGTATCCATCCGACCTGATCGGTCTGGAAGTTCGTCTTGACCCCGGATTCTGCGAGAGGAATCATTGCGACGGCACGGTCACGATTGCGAAGGTAGGCGATGTGCTCGATGGCGCGGCACAGTCCTTGCTCGAGCTGAAGTCCATCGCTGCCTCTGATGCCAATGCCGATGCCAATGAACATGCCAATGAACATGAACCAATGAGTGTGCTGGTTCCGTTTGTCGAAGCAATAGTTCCTGAAATCGATCTTGAACACGGGTATGTGTCTATCGACCCGCCGAGTGGACTGCTTCCTGATGCAATGCTTGATGTGGCAAAGAAAAGTTAA